The following is a genomic window from Armatimonadota bacterium.
ACGGCTCGCATCGTCATCCCTGCCGCCTGCGGCGCACGGCAGGACATTGCCCCGCCGAGCCGAACACCTCAGCTATCACCTCGCGCGAGCGAATGATTGCCGCCCTGCGCCGACCCGGGGCGGCAGCCCGCCGACGCAACCATGGTGGCCGATGACCGCGCACGAGCCTGCGATGCTCGCTGGTGCGCGCGCAGCGGCTCCGAAGGCCAACGAAGGTGTCCGGGACAGACGCCCGTCGTACGAGTACCACGCGATTTGCCATGACGCTTGGGGTCGTCCTCCTCGTCGTGGTCGTCGCGGTGTACCTGCTGCTGGTCGCCGACCTGCGCAGAACCCTCAACCAGCGGCTCGCGGATCTGCGCGCCGCGGGCATCCCCACCAGCCTGGCGGAAGCAGCCCCGCCGCCGGCGCCCGACGCCGACAACGCGGCGCTGCTCTACGAACAGGCCATCGCGCGGCTCGACCTCTCCATCCAGGACAGCGACGCCGTGCGCGCGGTGCTGGTGACCGGCAAGCCTGTTGATCGCGCCGCTCTTGCGCGCGTGGAAGGGATCCTGCGCCGCAATCGCATCGTGCTCGACCTCCTCGCGCAGGCCGCCCGCAAGTCGAGTTGCCGGTTCTCCATTGACTGGGATGTCAATGCGCCCGGCGAGCTGCAACAGGCCTACCTGCGCGACATGCGGCCGATGGCCAGGCTCCTCGCCGCCGACGCCCGCGTCGCTGTCTATCACGGCGACTTCGGCCGCGCTGCCGAGTCCTGCCGCAACGGGCTCAGCATGGCAGGCCACGTCGCCGCCGAGCCCACTCTGTTCTCTTTCCTGTCGAGCGTTGCGGTCAACGCGATCATGCTGCGCCCTCTGGAGGAGACGCTTGCGAGCGGCGACTTGGATCACGAGACCTGCGCCGCCCTCTTCCGCGAGCTGGAGCGGCCTGATATGCACCGCGCTCTGCGTCGAGCCCTGGAGTTGGAAGCCACCGGCGCATTCTGGCTCTTCGAGGCGGCGGAGCAACGGCCCCGGGATGCCCGCGCAGGCCTCGAGCACATGACGGGTTCGCGGGTGCCGGTCGTCCTCTACCTGAACCCCGTCGCAAAGCCCGTGCGGATGAGCGACGAGATCGCATACATCGCCAGCGTCGAGAAGAACCTTATACTGGCTGAGAAGCCGTACCGCGAAGCGGCCGCCCTCTACGCGCAAGCGAGGGCCACGAACAGAACTCCCATCTATCATCTGGTGAGCCTGATGTTTCGTGGGCCCTCCGAGCGTGCCGTCGTCGCGCGCGATCGCGTCATCGCCATGCGCGGCGGGATGCAGGTCGCCCTCGCGCTCGAGGCCTACCACACCAAGCGCGGCACCTATCCGAACACCCTCGACTCGCTGCGCGACTACCCGGGCTGGGAACTGCCGCCTGACCCATTCTCCGGCGAGCCGCTCATGTATCAGCGCCACGGCGAGGGGTACGTGCTCTACAGTTGGGGCTATGACCTCGATGACGACGGCGGGCGCCCAGCCCGGGCCGGCGGCGAAGGCGACCTGGTCTGGCAGTTCGACAGGTAAGGGGCAAGGGGCTGAGATCCGCGGCCTACGCACTGCGGCCCCCTTGGCCTGAACCAGGCGAGAGAGCGCGGCGGCGCGCGGGAGTCGGACCGAGCCTGCACAGCCGGCCTGCGAGAGCAAGGGCGCCCTTCGCCCCGGCGTTAGCAGCAAACCTATGTTTTCTTTAATTCGAAAAAATGCCGCCTCGCGAGGAAGGAGGAGCACGTCGAAGGCAGAAGCGTTGTCTCGGTGGTCCGAGATCTTGCCCCGAGCATCGCCCGTCTGACGGGCTCGTTCGGCAAGGACTTGTCCGGACAGTCCGTCGAGCAGGCTTCTTCGACTTTGCTCGCGGCGGGTTAGGACAAGCTGGTCGGGCACGTTCGCGGCAGGCAGCCCTCGGGCCGGGTCGAAGCAACAGTCGCAGCCAAAGGAGGTGAAGCGATGGAAGCCTATTGCGTCAAGTGCAAGGCGAAGAGAGAGATGCAGAACCCGCAGCAGGTCACGATGAAGAACGGGAAGCCCGCCACCCAGGGCATATGCCCGACGTGTGGCACCAAGATGTTCAAGATCGGCGGCGCGAAGAGCAGTTGCTGCAGCGGCTAGCCGCACGGACAGGGAGTAATCTACTGGGGCGCGGATGCCTTCCGCGCCCTGTTTCTTTGATCGGCTGAGCGCGGAGGCCCTGGCGGCAGAGGGGCTATCCGCTCTCCTCCCTCACAACAGGCGCAGCAGAAACGCGGCGTTCCCGCCCAGAATCGCGTCGCGCTCCGCAGCGGGCAGCTCCGAGGCGTGGACCTTGGCCACCGCCGGCAGGGGGTATTGCAGCGGCGCGCCCGTGCCCATGAGGAGCCGCTCGGCCCCAAAGTGCTCGGCGAGCACATCAACGCACCCCACCGGGCCTTGGACGCCCGAGAGGTCGAGCCAGACGTTGTCCGCCGCCAGCAGCGCCTCCGCCTCGGCATAGCGGGCCATGCACGCGATGATGCGCGCCTCGGGCACGGCCCGCGCCAAGTCGGCGACCTCATCGGCGGGCACGGCTGGCGCCATCATCCGCGGATGGTGGTGGCGCTCGTCCTGCATCCGCAGGGAGATGAAGACGGCGAGCCCGGATGCGGCCGCCTGGGTGACCGCCGCGCGCGCCTCGATATCGCCGAGCGAGTACGCGTGGTAGTTCGGGAACAGGCGCATGCCCGGCGCGGAGGCTCCCAGCGCCGCCTCCAGGTCGCGCTCCCAGCCGGGGAAGGCGGGATTGACGGCGGGGATGGGAACGAAGAACCCGCCGGTCCGCTTGAGCGCGCGCAGCAGTTCGCAGTTCGCTGCTTCGCACTCCTGGCGGAAGATCGCGGCGAGCGGCGACACGAGCGCCCGCGTGATGCTGACCCCTTCCAGAGCGCCCCGCAGGGCCGTCGCAGTGCGGTGGCGCTGCGGCCGAAACGGCCACTCCCCGAGATACGCATTCGCGTCAACGACGAGGGCTGGCGTCGAAGCACGGGCTCCCTGTGGCGCAGTAGGGCCGTTGCAGGAAAGCATCAGCTCCCCCGTCCCGCAAGCCGCGCCAGGCGCGCGAAGTTCCCGCCCAGCACGAGGCGCCGCGCACGCACCGGTATGCGCGCATCGGTCACCTTCGCCAGGTTCACGGCCAAGTCGCCGCCGTGCGCGTCTGAGCCGAACAGCACGCGCCGAGCGCCGAGCTCCTTCACCGCGGCCTCGATCATCCCGTCCTCCACCACGCTGCCCGAGGTGTCCACGCTGACATTGGGCTGATCGCGCACGGCGCGAATGCCGCGCACCCAATTGCCGCCGATGTGCGCCATGATGAATTGAACGTCAGGGAAATCGGCCGCCGCGCGGGCCACATCTTCGGGGTAGGACTCATGCGGCAGGTTGCCCGTTATCTTGTGCCAGGCATGATGCAGCACCGGCACGCGCAGCTCCCGCGCCTTCTCCAGCACCGGCCGCACGCGTTCGTCGGTGGCGCGGCAGGCAACCCACAGCTTCAGCCCTACGAACCCCCACTCCGCCACACACCGCTCGAACTCCTCCACCGCCTGGGGATAGCACGGGCTGACGTACGCGAGCCCCAGGACCAGCCCCGGGTATTCCTCCATGAGCCGCCGCACGTCCCGGTTCCCCTGCTCGCACTCCTCGTGGGACGGCTCGTACGCCCACGAGCCCAGCGAGCTGACGACCAGGCGATCCACCCCCAGGCGCTCCGCCTGCCGCACGAGGCGCGGGTCGAGCCCTGCCCCCTGCGGGTGAACGTGGCAGTCTATGATCACGCGACCTTCTCCCGTCGCTGCGAGCGATACACGCGGTAGCCCGCCTTCTTCTTGACCTCGGTAACGTCGCCGAACGTTCGCTCCATGCGCCGGGCGAACGTTGCGACCCCGCGCCGCATCCGCCCAACGAGGTAGAACCACCCTCCCGCCAGCAGCGTGCGGTGCGCGGCCTCGATGAAGCCGAACACCGCGCGGTTTCCCGCATGAACCGGTGGGTTGGTCACCACGACATGGAATAGATTATCAGCAAGACAGTCGGCGCTGTCGGCGAGCACTGTGTGGGCGTTGGCGATGCCGTTGAGGGCGATGTTGGCTCGGGCCAGCTCGATCGCGCGCGCGTTGCGGTCGAGCAGGACGGCCATCCCCTCTGGCGCCAACCCCGCTGCAACGATGCCGAGCACCCCGTAGCCGCAGCCGAGGTCGAGCACATGGTCGGAGACGCGGATCTCCATCACCTCGGCGAGCAGGCGTGTCCCCGGGTCCACCCGCGTCGCGGAGAACACGCCGGCGTCGCTGCGGAAGCGAAAGCTCCGGCCGCGGATCTCGGCTGCGATGTCTATCGGTCGTCGGGTGCTCGTCGGCTTGCGCGCAAAGTAATGGTCGGTCATGACATGATGCCTAACGTCGAACGGAAACTTCCAGCACCAGCGGGGAGGCACCTGCCTCCGCTGGCGCGGCTCGCCGCACCCGGCGCGGCCGCGCTGGCCATCGCCCTATGCCTCGGAGCGCTTCTCGCTCCGGCCCGTGCGGCCGGTGAATCGGTGCTCCGCGTCGGGCTGCTGGGCGCCGCATCTGCCAACCAGTGCCGGGTGACAGTCGCGCCGAGTGGCCCGCAGGCGGGGGAAATCGAGCTGGAGTTCCGTGCCGGCGACGGCGGCCTGCTGCTGGCGCTGCGCGGGAACGACGTGGCGCGCGTCGCTCCGGCGGGCGACGGCGTCGTGGTACGTGACGGGCGGGGGCGCGACAAGCGCGCGCTCATGCTCGTCGCGCGCGCGCGCGGCGGTTTTGTCGCCGTGACCAAGGATTCGACCCAGCCGCTGCCCTACCGCGGCGAGTTGGAGTTCACGGCGTCCGGCGGCCGGCTGCGCATCGTCAACACGGTCGAGTTGGAGGGCTACCTGCGCAGCGTCGTGCCGGCGGAGATGCCGCGGCTGTTCCACGAAGAGGCGCTCCGGGCACAGGCGATCGTTGCGCGGACGTACGCGCTGCGCGCCGGCGCGAGGCACGCCGCCGACGGCTTCGACGTGTGCGACAGCTCTCACTGCCAGGAGTACCGCGGCGCCCTGGCGGAGGCGCCGGAGACCGACGCCGCGGTGATCAGCACGCGCGGCCGGGTGCTGATATTCGATCGAGCCCTCGCCGACATCAGCTACCACTCCAGCTGCGGTGGGCACACTGCGGCTGCGGGCGATGTGTGGAACGGCGGCCGCCGGCTGCCCTACCTCGCCGGGGTCCGCGACAGCATCGGCGGCAGCCCCGCGTGCGCGCATGCCCCGCAGTTCTGGTGGAGCGCCGACATATCGCGCGATCAACTCGGCCGCATCGCGGGCGGCAATGGCGCGGCCGCCGCAGTCGGTGGCCTCGCCGTCACGCGGAGGTCGCCCGAGGGGCGCGTGTTGGAGGTGCAGATCGGCTCGGGCGGCGGCGGGCACACGATGAGCGGGTACGAGTTCTACCGTCGCTGCGCGGGTGTGCTCGGATGGGGCAAGATGAGAAGCGCCTGGTTCGACGTGAAACCCGGCAGCGGCGGGTGGCGCGTGATCGGGCGAGGCGCGGGTCACGGCGTGGGCATGTGCCAGTGGGGGGCGCAGGGCCGCGCGGAATCGGGCGCCTCGGCGCGCGGGATCCTGCAGGCGTACTTCCCGGGAACGGAACTGCACCCGCTGGACACGCTCGCTGCAAGGTAAACGGCTTGCGATTCTCCGGGTGCTGCTCGCGCAGCCGCGTGCTTCCCAGAGGCGGCGAGGGGCTACGCTTCGACGTACACCGCGCGCAGGATCTCCTCTACCGTGGTAATGCCCTCGCGGGCCTTCTGTATGCCATCGTCGCGCAGGCTGCGGCAGCCAAGTTCGCGCGCGAGATGCCGGATCTCGGTCGCTGACGCCTTGCGCACGACGGCGGAGCGGACGCTGTCCTCGACGACGACGATCTCGAACACCGCGACCATGCCGTGATACCCCGTGCCCCGGCACTCGTTGCAGCCGCGCCCGCGGTAGAACACCGGGTTGGGATCGGTGATCCCGAGGCGCCCGAGGATGGCGGGCGACGGCCGGTGCTCCTGCTTGCACGCTTTGCAGACGCGGCGCACCAGGCGCTGCGCGATGATCGCGCACAACGAGGACGCCACGAGGAACGGCTCGGCGCCCATGTCAATCAATCGGATCGGCGCGCCCGCGGCATCGTTCGCGTGCAGGGTGCTGAACAGCAGGTGCCCGGTGAGCGCCGACTGGATCGCCATCTGCACCGTCTCCAGGTCGCGAATCTCGCCGACCATGATGACATCCGGGTCCTGGCGCAGGATGTGGCGCAGGCCGGCGGCGAACGTCAGCCCGATCTTCGGGTGCACCTGGATCTGCGTCACGCGCGGCAGTTGGTACTCGACCGGCTCCTCGATGGTGATGACGTTCTTGCTGATGCGGTCCATCTTCATCAGGCCCGCATACAGCGTCGTCGTCTTGCCGCTCCCGGTGGGCCCGGTCGCCAGCACCATCCCGTACGGCCGCCGCAGGATGTCCTCCATCGTCTCCAGGTGATCCGGGCCCAGGCCGAGATCCTTGAGCCGGCGCATCCCGGAGTACTTCGGCAGCAGCCGCAACACCACGGTCTCGCCGAACACCGACGGCACCGTGGAGACCCGCACGTCGTACGCCTGACCGTTGAAGCGCCCCTCGAAGCGTCCGTCCTGGGGCAGGCGCTTCTCCGCGATGTTGAGCCGGGCGAGGATCTTGAGGCGCGACACGATCGAGGCGTGGTAGTCAATCGGCAGCGTCATGTTATCGTACATGACGCTGTCGACACGGAAGCGCACCATCAGTTTGCGCGGATGGGGCTCGACGTGGATGTCGCTCGCCCGCTCGGCGGTCGCCGCTTCGAGGAGCCGGTTAACCGCGCTGACCGCGGGCGCTTGCTCGACGAGATCGGCAAAACCGTCGGGCACCTCGGCTGCCTCCGGGGCCGTCGGCAGCACCGCCTCCATCTCCTCCATCTCGTCGCTGTAGTAGCGCAGAATGCCGCGCTTGATGACGTCCGCCGCGGCCTTCGCGGGCTTGACCTTCAGCCCCGTGACGCGCGTCACCTCGTCTATCACCCACAGGTTCTCCGTGTCCGGCATCGCCACCACGAGGTGGCCTTGCTCCTCGCGCACCGGGAACACTCCCAGCCGCTCGCAGAACTGCCTGGGCAGGAGCCCTAAGGCCTCACCGTCGCCGTACAACTCGTGTTCGGAGTAGATCTCCTCGACTTCTTCCATTTGCCGCATCCCACCCACCGGCGCACTGCGTCATTGCGCCGCGCCGTACAGGCCACAAAGCCCGCGGCTTCGCGGCCCGGGCTGGTGTCCTGTGCTGTTGTCAACCGCCATTATACCATAACTCGAACACATGCGCTCCGCGCCCGCCGGCTCGCGCGGGAACCGCGACTAGTTTCCAGGCGCGGCGCCGCCCATCATCGGACATTGCGGAACCGTCTTTTCGACGTGCCGCCCGCCCGCTGGGTTCCGTGCGATGTGGCTCCGCTCGTCAGTTGTGAATGCCGAGCGCGTGTGCGGCGGGTTGACGGCGCGCGCCGCCGGTGGTACATTCCAGTTGAGGGCGTGCTCGCGTTCACCCCGACGATATATTGAGCTTCGAGGAAAGGCGCATGTCCGAGGAGAAATCGGCGACGACAGAAGAGACCACACCCGCGATCCCGGAACCACGCGCGCGGGCCAAGCGCCAGCTTCGCGAGTTGCTCCTCATGCTGCCCAACCTCGCCAAGCTCCTCGGCCGGCTTGCGGTGCACCCCGATGTGCCGGCGCAGGAGAAGGCGCTCCTCGCCGCGACTATCGCCTACCTCGCGATGCCGATAGACATCATCCCCGATTTCGTGCCCGGTCTCGGCCAGGTGGACGACATCTTTCTCGTCGCCGTCGTGCTCCAGCGGCTCATCAACTCGGCGGGCGAGGACTTGGTGCTGCAGAACTGGGACGGCGATCCGAAGCTCCTGTCCATCATTCAGCAAATCCTCGAGGTCTCGACTTACTTCCTGCCCAAACCCATGCGCGAGAAGCTCGTCGGACATGTGAGCGCGAATCGGTAAAGGCGCCGTCATCCGCGCCGCCGCTCGGCAGGGCCTATCCGCGACTGTCTCCCGGCAAACTCCTCAGCGGGCATCCTTAATGTGGTCGTCCGCCGGTCTCCGCCACCGGCGGTTCATCGCGCAACCCGACGGTCACACCTCCCACCTTGGCAAAAGCCTGTGGACAGTATAGAATATGCCCGTGAGGCTCGGAGGTGTGGAGGCCGCCGGGCCGTTTCCGTCTCGGAACAACTATGGCCCGCTTCCGCCTGGCAATCAACGCCGGTTTCGCGATCAATCGCTTCCCCGAGCCGGAGGTATGGTTGCGCATCGTCGGGCAGGAACTCGGCGTGCGCTGCGTGCAGTTCGTCGCGGATCTGCTCAATCCGTTTCTGCCGCCGGTCGTGGTTGAAGAACAGCTCGCTCTCCTCAGCGAGCACGCCGATCGCAACGGCGTCACCATCGAAACCGCGTTCACCAGCGCGTTCACCCGCGTGAATCATGTCCTGCATCCGGATCCCTCGGTGCGTGAGGCATGGGTGCAGTGGTTCGAGCACTTCCTTGGGATCGCGCGGCGCCTCGGCGCGCGCGGCGTCGGAAGCCACTTCGGGATTCTCTCTGTGCGCGATTTCGAGGATGACGCCCGTCGCCGCGAGCGCGTCGAGCAAGGCATCGCCGCCTGGCAGCGCCTCAGCCGGCGCGCCGCTGACCTCGGGCTCGAGTTCCTCATGTTCGAGCCGATGAGCGTGCCGCGCGAGATGGCATCCACCATACCCGAGACCCGCGACCTGCTCGAGCGCGTCAACGACGGCGCGGCGGTGCCCATGCTGCTGTGCCTCGACGTGGATCACGGCGATGTCTCGCACCCCAATGCGACCGACCCCTACGTCTGGCTGCGCGAGTTCGCGGTGCACGCCCCGGTGGTGCACATCAAGCAGAGCAAGGCCGACAAGTCCGGGCACTGGCCTTTCACCACGGAGCATAACAAGGAAGGCATCATCACCGGCCCGAAGGTGCTGGAGGCGCTCGAGCACGGCGGCGCGACGGATGTCTCGCTCGCGCTGGAACTCTCGCACCGCGAGCGCTACCCGCACGAGTACCGGGTGCTCGATGATTTCCGCGAGTCCGTGGCATACTGGCGGCAGTACGTGAGCGAATGATGCTGGCAGCGGTTCTGCATGCGATAGGCGATCTGCGCGTCGAGCATGTGCCCGACCCGGAGCCGGGCCCTGGCGAGGTGCGCCTGCGCGTGCATGCCTGCGGCATTTGCGCCTCCGACGTCCCGCGCATATTCGAGACCGGCGCGTACACGCTTCCGCTCATCCCCGGCCACGAACTGGCGGGCGAGGTGGATTGCCTCGGCCCCGAGGCTCACGGCCTGGAACCCGGCATGCGCTGCGCGGTCTATCCGCTGATCCCGTGCGGGGGATGCGATAGCTGCCGCGCGGGGTTGACCAACCTGTGCGATGCCTACGACTACCTCGGTTCGCGCGCGAACGGCGGGTTCGCGGAGTATGTGCTCGCGCCGGCAGCGAACTGCGTTCCGTTGCCGGACGGCGTCAGCTTCGCGGCGGGTGCGTTGACCGAGCCGTGCGCGGTGGCGCTGCACGCGGTGCGCCGCGCGCAACTCGCGGTGGGCGATTCGGCGGCGGTGTTCGGCGCGGGAGCGATCGGGGTCGTCATCGGCCTGCTGTGCCGGATGGCGGGCGCGCGAGTTCTCATGGTTGACGTGGACGAGCGGAAGCTCGCAGCCGCCGCCGAGTTCGGTTTGGGCGACGGGCTCGATGCGCGCGGCGAAGCGGCGCAGCGGCTGCGGGAGGAAACGGACGGCGCGGGCGTCACGGTCGCGTTCGAGGCGGCAGGCGCCCCGGCGGCGTTTCGCGATGCGGCGGCGTCCGTCGCCAAGCGCGGGACGCTGGCGCTGGTGGGCAACATGGCGGGTGACGTGACGATCCCCCAGGACGAGTATTCGAGTCTCCTGCGCCGCGAAGTGCGCGTCTTGGGCAACTGGAACTCCATTGCGCGCGGCCTGGCACAAGGCGATTGGGCAGTCGTGCTGGAATTGATGAATACTGGAGATGTGCCGGCGGAGAAGCTCGTCACCCATCGCTTCCCGCTCGCACGGGTCGGCGAAGCGCTGGCGCTGATGCGATCCGGGGAGTTCCACCACCGCGTGGTGCTGGAGACGGGATGACGGGACGCCCGGTGTGGGAGCGCACGGCGGCGCCCTGATTGAGCCGGCGGGTGATAGCGGAGACACGTTGATGCGAGCGGCGGTACTCGAGGACTTGGACAGAATGGTTGTCACGGAGGTTCCGGACCCGGAGATCGGCCCGGGCGAGATCCTCGTCCGCGTTCGCGCGTGCGCCGTCTGCGGCTCGGATGTCCGCATCTATCATTACGGCAACCCGCGTGTCGGGCCGCCGCAGATCCTCGGTCACGAGATCGCGGGCGACGTGGTCGCGGTCGGCGCAGGCGTCGAGAAGTTCAAGGTCGGCGACCGCGTCGCGACCGCCGCCGACGTGCCGTGCGGCGTGTGCGAGTTCTGCCGCAGCGGCATGGGCAACAACTGCGCCATTAACTACGCCCTCGGCTACCAGTTCCAGGGCGGCTTCGCGGAGCTGCTCCCGCTCAACCAGATAACCGTCAACTACGGCCCGGTGCACCACATCCCTGAGGGCATGAGCTACGAGACGGCGACGCTCGCCGAGCCGCTGGCGTGCTGCCTCAACGGCCTCGAGCGCAGCTTCCTTCAACCCGGTGACAGCATCCTCATTATCGGCGCGGGCCCGGCGGGCATCCTGCTCTGCGAGGCCGCCAAGGCTTTCGGGGCGACGCTGGTGATTCTCGCTCAGCGCTCGCGCGGGCGGCTCGAACTGGCGCAGAACTTCCGCGCCGACGCCTTTGTCGCCACCGCGGAACAGGATCTGGTCGAGGCGGTCATGGGCCTCACCGACGGGCACGGCGTGGATATCGCCATCACCGCCTGTGCCTCGCCGGAGGCTCAAGAGCAGGCGCTGGCGGCGGTACGCCCGCGCGGGCGGGTGAATTACTTCGGAGGATTGCCCCGCGGAAGCCGGAACATCAGCCTGGACAGCAACATCATACATTACAAGGAGTGCTACGTTCACGGCTCTCACGGCAGCGTTCCCAGGCAGCATCGCGTGGCGCTCGACCTGATCGCCAACCAGCAGGTGCGCGTGGAAGGCCTGATCACGCACCGCTTTGCGCTCGACCGGATCGCGGACGCCTTCGCCGCGCAGGAGCACAGGGACGGGCTCAAGGC
Proteins encoded in this region:
- a CDS encoding alcohol dehydrogenase catalytic domain-containing protein, whose protein sequence is MRAAVLEDLDRMVVTEVPDPEIGPGEILVRVRACAVCGSDVRIYHYGNPRVGPPQILGHEIAGDVVAVGAGVEKFKVGDRVATAADVPCGVCEFCRSGMGNNCAINYALGYQFQGGFAELLPLNQITVNYGPVHHIPEGMSYETATLAEPLACCLNGLERSFLQPGDSILIIGAGPAGILLCEAAKAFGATLVILAQRSRGRLELAQNFRADAFVATAEQDLVEAVMGLTDGHGVDIAITACASPEAQEQALAAVRPRGRVNYFGGLPRGSRNISLDSNIIHYKECYVHGSHGSVPRQHRVALDLIANQQVRVEGLITHRFALDRIADAFAAQEHRDGLKAVVEP
- a CDS encoding type II/IV secretion system protein, with the protein product MEEVEEIYSEHELYGDGEALGLLPRQFCERLGVFPVREEQGHLVVAMPDTENLWVIDEVTRVTGLKVKPAKAAADVIKRGILRYYSDEMEEMEAVLPTAPEAAEVPDGFADLVEQAPAVSAVNRLLEAATAERASDIHVEPHPRKLMVRFRVDSVMYDNMTLPIDYHASIVSRLKILARLNIAEKRLPQDGRFEGRFNGQAYDVRVSTVPSVFGETVVLRLLPKYSGMRRLKDLGLGPDHLETMEDILRRPYGMVLATGPTGSGKTTTLYAGLMKMDRISKNVITIEEPVEYQLPRVTQIQVHPKIGLTFAAGLRHILRQDPDVIMVGEIRDLETVQMAIQSALTGHLLFSTLHANDAAGAPIRLIDMGAEPFLVASSLCAIIAQRLVRRVCKACKQEHRPSPAILGRLGITDPNPVFYRGRGCNECRGTGYHGMVAVFEIVVVEDSVRSAVVRKASATEIRHLARELGCRSLRDDGIQKAREGITTVEEILRAVYVEA
- a CDS encoding amidohydrolase family protein, whose translation is MLSCNGPTAPQGARASTPALVVDANAYLGEWPFRPQRHRTATALRGALEGVSITRALVSPLAAIFRQECEAANCELLRALKRTGGFFVPIPAVNPAFPGWERDLEAALGASAPGMRLFPNYHAYSLGDIEARAAVTQAAASGLAVFISLRMQDERHHHPRMMAPAVPADEVADLARAVPEARIIACMARYAEAEALLAADNVWLDLSGVQGPVGCVDVLAEHFGAERLLMGTGAPLQYPLPAVAKVHASELPAAERDAILGGNAAFLLRLL
- a CDS encoding galactitol-1-phosphate 5-dehydrogenase, which produces MMLAAVLHAIGDLRVEHVPDPEPGPGEVRLRVHACGICASDVPRIFETGAYTLPLIPGHELAGEVDCLGPEAHGLEPGMRCAVYPLIPCGGCDSCRAGLTNLCDAYDYLGSRANGGFAEYVLAPAANCVPLPDGVSFAAGALTEPCAVALHAVRRAQLAVGDSAAVFGAGAIGVVIGLLCRMAGARVLMVDVDERKLAAAAEFGLGDGLDARGEAAQRLREETDGAGVTVAFEAAGAPAAFRDAAASVAKRGTLALVGNMAGDVTIPQDEYSSLLRREVRVLGNWNSIARGLAQGDWAVVLELMNTGDVPAEKLVTHRFPLARVGEALALMRSGEFHHRVVLETG
- a CDS encoding TIM barrel protein gives rise to the protein MARFRLAINAGFAINRFPEPEVWLRIVGQELGVRCVQFVADLLNPFLPPVVVEEQLALLSEHADRNGVTIETAFTSAFTRVNHVLHPDPSVREAWVQWFEHFLGIARRLGARGVGSHFGILSVRDFEDDARRRERVEQGIAAWQRLSRRAADLGLEFLMFEPMSVPREMASTIPETRDLLERVNDGAAVPMLLCLDVDHGDVSHPNATDPYVWLREFAVHAPVVHIKQSKADKSGHWPFTTEHNKEGIITGPKVLEALEHGGATDVSLALELSHRERYPHEYRVLDDFRESVAYWRQYVSE
- a CDS encoding DUF1232 domain-containing protein — protein: MSEEKSATTEETTPAIPEPRARAKRQLRELLLMLPNLAKLLGRLAVHPDVPAQEKALLAATIAYLAMPIDIIPDFVPGLGQVDDIFLVAVVLQRLINSAGEDLVLQNWDGDPKLLSIIQQILEVSTYFLPKPMREKLVGHVSANR
- a CDS encoding SpoIID/LytB domain-containing protein; translated protein: MMPNVERKLPAPAGRHLPPLARLAAPGAAALAIALCLGALLAPARAAGESVLRVGLLGAASANQCRVTVAPSGPQAGEIELEFRAGDGGLLLALRGNDVARVAPAGDGVVVRDGRGRDKRALMLVARARGGFVAVTKDSTQPLPYRGELEFTASGGRLRIVNTVELEGYLRSVVPAEMPRLFHEEALRAQAIVARTYALRAGARHAADGFDVCDSSHCQEYRGALAEAPETDAAVISTRGRVLIFDRALADISYHSSCGGHTAAAGDVWNGGRRLPYLAGVRDSIGGSPACAHAPQFWWSADISRDQLGRIAGGNGAAAAVGGLAVTRRSPEGRVLEVQIGSGGGGHTMSGYEFYRRCAGVLGWGKMRSAWFDVKPGSGGWRVIGRGAGHGVGMCQWGAQGRAESGASARGILQAYFPGTELHPLDTLAAR
- a CDS encoding class I SAM-dependent methyltransferase, whose protein sequence is MTDHYFARKPTSTRRPIDIAAEIRGRSFRFRSDAGVFSATRVDPGTRLLAEVMEIRVSDHVLDLGCGYGVLGIVAAGLAPEGMAVLLDRNARAIELARANIALNGIANAHTVLADSADCLADNLFHVVVTNPPVHAGNRAVFGFIEAAHRTLLAGGWFYLVGRMRRGVATFARRMERTFGDVTEVKKKAGYRVYRSQRREKVA
- a CDS encoding amidohydrolase family protein, producing MIIDCHVHPQGAGLDPRLVRQAERLGVDRLVVSSLGSWAYEPSHEECEQGNRDVRRLMEEYPGLVLGLAYVSPCYPQAVEEFERCVAEWGFVGLKLWVACRATDERVRPVLEKARELRVPVLHHAWHKITGNLPHESYPEDVARAAADFPDVQFIMAHIGGNWVRGIRAVRDQPNVSVDTSGSVVEDGMIEAAVKELGARRVLFGSDAHGGDLAVNLAKVTDARIPVRARRLVLGGNFARLARLAGRGS